A stretch of the Glycine soja cultivar W05 chromosome 13, ASM419377v2, whole genome shotgun sequence genome encodes the following:
- the LOC114381186 gene encoding transcription factor MYB20-like, with protein sequence MGRQPCCDKVGLKKGPWTAEEDKKLINFILTNGQCCWRAVPKLAGLLRCGKSCRLRWTNYLRPDLKRGLLSEYEEKMVIDLHAQLGNRWSKIASHLPGRTDNEIKNHWNTHIKKKLKKMGIDPVTHKPLSNKTEQTQAQPDEQQTHQPLQEQQEEPIPVEKDTKFEPEKEQNKEPEKPESSIESLTITEEAKEEDQIMTPLFDSWELMNEFCTDEVPIIESNEILVPSAPSSTSPTTTTTTSSSTSTSASSNSNSSNFLEDLLLPDFEWSDDYNDTNFDNNNNSSMALWDDDFIRSWNLLINDDDGDGDRKQVFEAPINQYPRVIMDSDSWAYGLF encoded by the exons atgggaAGGCAACCTTGCTGTGACAAAGTGGGGTTGAAGAAGGGGCCATGGACCGCAGAGGAGGATAAGAAACTCATCAATTTCATCCTCACTAATGGCCAATGTTGCTGGAGAGCTGTCCCTAAACTAGCAG GGCTGTTAAGGTGTGGCAAAAGTTGCAGGCTCAGGTGGACAAATTATCTGAGGCCAGACTTGAAGAGAGGCCTTCTATCAGAATATGAAGAGAAAATGGTCATTGATCTCCATGCTCAACTTGGCAATAG ATGGTCTAAGATTGCTTCTCATCTCCCAGGAAGAACTGATAATGAGATCAAGAATCACTGGAACACCCACATAAAGAAAAAGCTCAAGAAAATGGGAATTGATCCTGTTACTCACAAGCCACTTTCCAATAAAACTGAGCAAACTCAAGCCCAACCAGATGAACAACAAACCCACCAACCATTGCAAGAACAACAAGAAGAACCTATCCCAGTTGAGAAAGACACCAAATTTGAACCTGAAAAAGAGCAAAACAAGGAGCCAGAGAAGCCAGAGAGTTCAATTGAATCATTAACCATCACTGAAGAAGCCAAGGAGGAAGACCAAATTATGACACCCTTATTTGACTCATGGGAACTAATGAATGAGTTCTGCACTGATGAAGTTCCCATAATAGAATCAAATGAGATTCTAGTTCCTTCTGCTCCTTCTTCCACTTCACCAACCACTACTACTACTacatcatcttcaacatcaacatcagcatcttcaaattcaaattcatccaacttccttgaagaccttctgcTCCCAGATTTTGAGTGGTCTGATGATTACAATGATACTAATTTTGACAATAATAACAATAGCAGCATGGCCTTGTGGGATGATGACTTTATTAGAAGTTGGAATTTGCTTattaatgatgatgatggtgatggtgACAGAAAGCAAGTGTTTGAGGCTCCTATCAATCAGTACCCAAGAGTGATCATGGATTCAGATTCTTGGGCCTATGGCTTGttttga